One region of Aurantimonas sp. HBX-1 genomic DNA includes:
- a CDS encoding NepR family anti-sigma factor, which produces MDDRETKDHMFQEKQHQRSPAPTPQYGVQTAIGKRLKAYYDDVASEPVPDRFLSLLDALDAAESASKNADRK; this is translated from the coding sequence ATGGATGATCGCGAGACGAAGGACCACATGTTCCAGGAAAAGCAGCATCAGCGATCGCCGGCGCCGACACCGCAATACGGCGTGCAGACCGCTATCGGCAAGCGCCTCAAGGCCTATTACGACGACGTCGCCAGCGAACCGGTCCCGGACCGCTTCCTGTCGCTTCTCGACGCGCTGGACGCGGCGGAATCGGCATCGAAGAATGCGGACCGCAAGTAG
- a CDS encoding response regulator: protein MSMSSRIAPHIPYLRRYSRALSGSQASGDAYVAAVLETLIADPSLFPDDQTPRISLYKLFSSLWQSVEVNIREDAPTSAWEEKASRNLRAISPLPRQAFLLVAVEGFTTEEAALILGLDDAEFSRLIDQASSDIGRQVSTDIMIIEDEPLIAMDIEQMVESLGHTVTGVARTHKEALTLFEKQKPGMVLADIQLADGSSGIDAVNDILAKVSVPVIFITAFPERLLTGERPEPTFLVTKPFNPDMVKALISQALFFESDRKAAA from the coding sequence ATGTCGATGTCATCCCGCATAGCGCCTCACATTCCGTATCTCAGGCGCTATTCACGGGCCCTCAGCGGTTCGCAGGCCAGCGGCGACGCCTATGTCGCAGCAGTTCTCGAGACGCTGATTGCTGATCCCAGCCTGTTTCCCGACGACCAGACGCCGCGGATCTCGCTGTACAAGCTGTTCTCGTCGCTCTGGCAGTCCGTCGAGGTGAACATCCGCGAGGACGCACCGACATCGGCCTGGGAAGAGAAGGCATCGCGCAACCTGCGCGCCATCTCGCCGCTGCCGCGCCAGGCCTTCCTGCTGGTCGCCGTCGAAGGCTTCACGACGGAAGAGGCCGCCCTCATCCTCGGTCTCGACGACGCGGAATTCTCGCGCCTGATCGACCAGGCGAGTTCCGACATCGGCCGCCAGGTGTCCACCGACATTATGATCATCGAGGACGAGCCGCTGATCGCGATGGACATCGAGCAGATGGTCGAGAGCCTCGGCCACACGGTGACCGGCGTCGCGCGTACCCACAAGGAAGCGCTGACCCTGTTCGAGAAGCAGAAGCCGGGCATGGTCCTGGCGGACATCCAGCTGGCCGACGGCAGCTCGGGCATCGACGCGGTCAACGACATTCTCGCCAAGGTCTCGGTACCGGTGATCTTCATCACCGCGTTCCCTGAGCGCCTGCTGACGGGTGAGCGGCCGGAGCCGACCTTCCTCGTCACCAAGCCCTTCAATCCGGACATGGTGAAGGCGCTGATCAGCCAGGCGCTGTTCTTCGAGTCAGACAGGAAGGCCGCGGCCTAG
- a CDS encoding efflux RND transporter periplasmic adaptor subunit, with amino-acid sequence MAILKQVLVTFLVLIIAAVAYLKWEPGAGRAVLNSDVAVPEFLRSAILYVAPEAGEPATDIAAGPQGNPRRGGGGATIVVADTVVKGVTRTAMRSIGTGEAARSVVVYPDNTTGIIDEVQVQSGDQVEAGSILARLERASEEVAVARAQLGVEAADEKLRRFQRLQDSNTITAVEVTDVARERDNARLDLQTAEIALGKRDIRAPIAGRVGIVSVDQGDLVGSDTVIATIDDRSQLKVVFFTPESFVQDLEIGAPLQAVATARPSRIHEGRIVAIDSRLDEASRTLRTEAMIDNGEDELRPGMSFAVTLELDGETFLSVDPIAVVWERNGPIVWKIADDKAVKAPVRIIERNIDRILVASDTLQAGDLVVVEGLQTVREGGPVEIQRVREAPADAGTVPSAEGVPLETPLEGAAADPAPAGRAVAAQIPAPGPETAGSAARTTAR; translated from the coding sequence ATGGCCATCCTGAAGCAGGTGCTCGTCACCTTCCTCGTCCTGATCATCGCCGCGGTGGCCTATCTCAAATGGGAGCCCGGCGCCGGTCGGGCGGTGCTGAATTCCGACGTCGCGGTGCCCGAGTTCCTGCGGAGCGCCATTCTCTATGTCGCGCCGGAAGCCGGCGAACCGGCAACCGACATCGCCGCGGGCCCGCAGGGCAATCCCCGCCGTGGCGGGGGCGGCGCCACCATCGTCGTCGCCGACACGGTCGTGAAGGGCGTGACCCGTACGGCGATGCGATCGATCGGCACCGGCGAGGCGGCCCGGTCGGTCGTCGTCTATCCCGACAACACCACCGGCATCATCGACGAGGTCCAGGTCCAGTCCGGCGACCAGGTGGAAGCCGGATCGATCCTGGCACGCCTCGAGCGGGCCAGCGAGGAGGTCGCGGTGGCGCGCGCCCAGCTGGGCGTCGAGGCGGCGGACGAGAAGCTCCGCCGGTTCCAGCGCCTGCAGGATTCCAACACCATCACCGCGGTCGAGGTCACCGACGTCGCCCGCGAACGCGACAATGCCCGCCTCGACCTGCAGACCGCCGAGATCGCCCTCGGCAAGCGCGACATCCGCGCGCCGATCGCCGGGCGGGTCGGCATCGTCAGCGTCGACCAGGGCGATCTCGTCGGCAGCGACACGGTGATCGCGACGATCGACGACCGCAGCCAGCTCAAGGTGGTATTCTTCACGCCGGAGAGCTTCGTGCAGGATCTCGAGATCGGCGCGCCCCTGCAGGCCGTCGCCACCGCCCGGCCGAGCCGGATCCACGAAGGCCGGATCGTCGCCATCGACAGCCGCCTCGACGAGGCCAGCCGGACGCTGCGCACCGAGGCGATGATCGACAACGGCGAGGACGAGCTGCGACCCGGCATGTCCTTCGCCGTCACGCTGGAACTCGACGGCGAGACGTTCCTCTCCGTCGACCCGATCGCCGTGGTGTGGGAACGCAACGGCCCGATCGTCTGGAAGATCGCCGACGACAAGGCGGTCAAGGCGCCGGTCCGCATCATCGAACGCAATATCGACCGCATCCTCGTCGCCTCCGACACGCTGCAGGCGGGCGATCTCGTCGTGGTCGAAGGGCTGCAAACGGTTCGCGAGGGCGGCCCGGTGGAAATCCAGCGGGTGCGCGAGGCCCCCGCCGATGCCGGGACGGTGCCCTCCGCCGAGGGTGTGCCGCTCGAGACGCCGCTCGAAGGCGCTGCCGCCGATCCCGCGCCGGCCGGCCGGGCCGTCGCCGCGCAGATCCCGGCGCCGGGACCCGAGACTGCCGGGTCCGCCGCCAGGACGACCGCCCGATGA
- a CDS encoding DUF1328 domain-containing protein, with protein sequence MIEWIVILLIVAAIASLLGFRGVAGASAGIAKVLIFIVLIGLLLMLVFGVLVFA encoded by the coding sequence ATGATTGAATGGATCGTCATTTTGCTGATCGTGGCGGCGATCGCGAGCCTGCTCGGGTTTCGCGGCGTTGCCGGCGCCTCGGCAGGCATCGCCAAGGTCCTCATCTTCATCGTGCTGATCGGCCTGCTTCTCATGCTCGTCTTCGGCGTCCTGGTCTTCGCCTGA
- a CDS encoding diacylglycerol kinase family protein, with product MKILALLNQDGGTLKTLDLDRLAALIRDEFQVHGHEITVERCKGSAIVESIRRASERPDIDVLMVGGGDGTVSAAAVALTGKPIALAILPAGTMNLFARTLQIPLDLTEAIAALASGQVLAVDVGTVNGEPFVHQFAVGLHARMVRMRESLTYGSRIGKIIASTRAVFLAFRRFSSVDLVIEIDGVQQRISSPAVAISNNLYGEGHVPYADDPRGGVLGVYICRVKAPSAVMKLTFDILRGSWRQNPYLEVHAAHRVAFEYRGRHHTKRAIRDGELTRLEPSTIVEIKPLALNVLVPAEASYHATAVPSAETAAA from the coding sequence ATGAAGATTCTCGCGCTGCTCAACCAGGACGGCGGTACGTTGAAGACGCTGGATCTGGACCGGCTGGCGGCGCTGATCCGCGACGAGTTCCAGGTCCATGGCCACGAGATCACCGTCGAACGCTGCAAGGGAAGCGCCATCGTCGAGTCGATCCGGCGCGCGTCCGAGCGGCCGGACATCGACGTCCTGATGGTGGGCGGGGGCGACGGCACGGTTTCGGCCGCGGCGGTGGCGCTCACCGGCAAGCCCATCGCGCTCGCGATCCTGCCAGCGGGGACGATGAACCTGTTTGCTCGCACCCTTCAGATACCGCTCGACCTCACCGAAGCGATCGCCGCGCTGGCGTCGGGGCAGGTCCTGGCGGTCGATGTCGGAACGGTCAACGGCGAACCGTTCGTGCACCAGTTCGCCGTCGGCCTGCACGCGCGGATGGTGAGGATGCGCGAGAGCCTGACCTACGGCTCGCGCATCGGCAAGATCATCGCCAGCACGAGGGCGGTGTTCCTCGCGTTTCGCCGGTTCTCGTCGGTGGATCTGGTCATCGAGATCGACGGGGTGCAGCAGCGCATCTCCAGCCCTGCCGTCGCCATCTCGAACAATCTCTACGGGGAGGGGCACGTGCCTTACGCCGACGATCCGCGCGGCGGCGTGCTCGGCGTCTATATCTGCCGGGTCAAGGCGCCTAGCGCGGTGATGAAGCTGACCTTCGACATCCTGCGCGGATCGTGGCGGCAGAACCCCTATCTCGAGGTGCATGCCGCACACCGGGTCGCGTTCGAATACCGGGGACGCCATCATACCAAGCGGGCGATCCGCGATGGCGAACTGACCCGACTGGAGCCCAGCACCATCGTCGAGATCAAGCCGCTGGCGTTGAACGTGCTGGTGCCCGCGGAGGCCAGCTACCACGCGACGGCCGTGCCCTCGGCCGAGACCGCGGCGGCCTGA
- a CDS encoding sigma-70 family RNA polymerase sigma factor: MSEQQDFRRELIAIIPNLRAFAASLSGSFDRADDLVQETLVKAWDKQHTFQPGTNLKAWLFTILRNEFYTQMRKKGREVQDVDGIHAMQLAGHPEQQGHLDLQDFRKALDMLPDDQREALILIGASGFSYEEAAEICKCAVGTIKSRVSRARTRIAEILGIEGDGEYGPDSISSQIIGVAPAA; the protein is encoded by the coding sequence ATGAGCGAACAGCAAGATTTCCGTCGGGAACTTATTGCGATCATTCCCAACCTGCGCGCCTTTGCCGCCTCGCTGTCCGGCTCGTTCGACCGGGCGGACGACCTGGTTCAGGAGACGCTGGTCAAGGCTTGGGACAAGCAGCACACCTTCCAGCCGGGCACCAACCTCAAGGCCTGGCTCTTCACCATCCTGCGCAATGAGTTCTACACCCAGATGCGCAAGAAGGGCCGCGAGGTGCAGGATGTCGACGGCATCCACGCCATGCAGCTTGCAGGCCACCCGGAGCAGCAGGGCCATCTCGACCTGCAGGATTTCCGCAAGGCGCTCGACATGCTGCCCGACGACCAGCGCGAGGCGCTGATCCTCATCGGCGCATCGGGCTTCTCCTACGAGGAGGCCGCCGAGATCTGCAAATGCGCCGTCGGCACGATCAAGAGCCGCGTCTCGCGCGCCCGCACCCGCATCGCCGAAATCCTCGGCATCGAGGGTGACGGCGAATACGGGCCGGATTCGATCTCGTCGCAGATCATCGGCGTGGCGCCGGCAGCCTGA
- a CDS encoding PRC-barrel domain-containing protein — translation MMRKLFATTALAGILATSAYAQDKAPANATPVAPDATVTIDTDAAAPTAAAETQAGQMQSLTADQHLASDLVDLSIYQSAAAEAASIGEIENFLLDADGKVAAAVVEMSAGGEDRTVAIPFDQITWSNDENNQPRAVLNVGVEQLAQAPEFVDPEDQADAADAVAVNGAPATGTASAPAATGTDQAAVTPPATATGTDAGTEMAAGTDAAPAATGEYASQAGAEQFLADNLMSAEVKSGPGDDADEIGTISDLIMASDGRVEAAVIGVGGFLGIGEKDVAVPFDQLQMTRDDDNDLVVATAMTREQLEQAPAFEVSDDNATMAAGEPAADTAVATGAMTGAATTTATTDTANTETTAPVGGADMAQGEAAVATTGTADTTTTASTGGEREGMTAVTDQSELTADNLLGATVYGPNEENVGDIADIALSPEGQVDAVIVDVGGFLGIGAKPVAVAMDNLQFMQDSSGSLYLYTQFTQEQLEAAPEYDADSYADNRDTMRIQSGGAGQPATAN, via the coding sequence ATGATGCGCAAGCTTTTCGCCACGACCGCCCTCGCGGGTATCCTGGCCACTTCGGCCTATGCCCAAGACAAGGCGCCGGCCAACGCGACCCCCGTCGCGCCGGATGCTACGGTAACCATCGATACCGACGCCGCCGCGCCGACGGCAGCCGCCGAGACGCAGGCCGGCCAGATGCAGTCGCTCACCGCCGACCAGCACCTCGCCAGTGACCTGGTCGACCTGTCGATCTACCAGAGCGCCGCCGCGGAAGCGGCGAGCATCGGCGAGATCGAGAACTTCCTGCTCGATGCCGACGGCAAGGTTGCCGCCGCCGTCGTGGAGATGTCGGCCGGCGGCGAGGATCGCACCGTCGCCATTCCGTTCGACCAGATCACCTGGTCCAACGACGAGAACAACCAGCCCCGCGCCGTGCTGAACGTCGGCGTCGAGCAGCTGGCGCAGGCGCCGGAGTTCGTCGACCCCGAGGACCAGGCTGACGCGGCCGACGCCGTCGCAGTCAACGGCGCCCCGGCGACCGGCACGGCTTCCGCTCCCGCCGCCACCGGCACGGACCAGGCCGCTGTCACGCCTCCGGCCACCGCCACGGGCACGGACGCTGGCACCGAAATGGCTGCCGGCACCGACGCGGCTCCTGCCGCGACCGGCGAGTACGCCTCGCAGGCCGGTGCCGAGCAGTTCCTCGCGGACAACCTGATGAGCGCCGAAGTCAAGAGCGGCCCCGGTGACGATGCCGACGAGATCGGCACGATCAGCGACCTGATCATGGCGTCCGACGGCCGCGTCGAAGCGGCGGTGATCGGCGTCGGCGGCTTCCTCGGCATCGGCGAGAAGGATGTCGCGGTCCCGTTCGACCAGCTGCAGATGACCCGCGATGACGACAACGACCTGGTCGTCGCCACGGCGATGACCCGCGAGCAACTCGAGCAGGCGCCGGCGTTCGAGGTATCCGACGACAACGCCACCATGGCGGCCGGCGAGCCGGCAGCCGACACGGCTGTGGCCACTGGTGCCATGACCGGAGCCGCCACGACGACGGCGACGACCGACACTGCCAACACCGAGACGACCGCTCCGGTCGGCGGTGCCGACATGGCGCAGGGCGAAGCGGCCGTTGCCACCACCGGAACGGCGGACACCACGACCACCGCTTCCACCGGCGGCGAGCGTGAGGGCATGACGGCGGTTACCGACCAGTCGGAACTGACCGCCGACAACCTGCTCGGCGCCACGGTCTACGGTCCGAACGAAGAGAACGTGGGCGACATCGCCGACATCGCGCTCAGCCCCGAGGGTCAGGTCGATGCCGTCATCGTCGACGTCGGCGGCTTCCTCGGCATCGGCGCGAAGCCGGTCGCCGTGGCCATGGACAACCTGCAGTTCATGCAGGACTCGAGCGGCTCGCTGTATCTCTACACGCAGTTCACGCAGGAGCAGCTCGAGGCAGCGCCCGAGTACGATGCCGACAGCTACGCCGACAACCGCGACACGATGCGGATCCAGTCGGGCGGCGCCGGCCAGCCGGCGACGGCCAACTAA